The Solea senegalensis isolate Sse05_10M linkage group LG11, IFAPA_SoseM_1, whole genome shotgun sequence genomic interval aaacaatctgGATAAAAGGGTCACAAAGGGGTCATGAGACAATTGTTATGAGAGGAAAGCTAAAAAATAGAATCATTTTACCAACCTAATTTTTTCAATCGctcttattttttattcccTTTGGGAAAATGATCTTGGTTTGCTTCGTTGCATCTCATAGAAATAACAAGCCATCTATGACAGAGTTTCTGCTTAATATTGATTCATTAACTAcagcacaaaaatgtgttttaatacaCAGTGTAAGAGAAAGCAGTGATTTGAcagtaataatttaaaaaattcaCAGATAAAAGGAACAATGTTTTACTGAGTCAAAGACAGTATCCAGTTACATTTATgatcaaataaagtaaaaggtatatgtgtatataatgtgtgtgtgtgagagagagagagtaaattaTATTAACAAATGACAATCTATAAAATGGTCAAATATTAACAGAATATAACATATATCTGATTATCATACCGACATATTCATGTGGATGTATATTGTAATCTCAGCGATATAAAGAATATAATCTTGTGACACAGACTGAGATTTTGAGATGCACGTTTCATAtttacacactttaaaaatgtgcagaaTGATTTTCACATCGTGTTACTGCTGCACTGCTTTACGACAAAAAGGTGGTGCACTTTCCACAGCCATCGgagattatgaaaatatgacacactgacacatcgTCAGCAGCACCAACAAACTAACATCTTGACAATAGTTTTGCCAATTTatcctgtcactcactcactctgccgcaccaaagtccacagaagaaaatcagcaattttacatcacagcacacagttgttGACGATCCACTGCTTCaagtttgttattttgttccatcacatttatttaagtgacacctacttaccaaacaaggcaagAGTGGACCAGCAAGTAATTAAGTAAGTGACCTTGTGAGTtagaaataatttatttttattttgtgtgtgtgtgtgtgtgtgtgtgtgagtgtgggaatTGAATGAGCAGAGAAATCCTcagtttgttgcaatctgcagtctcaccattagatgtcgctAATTCATACACACTGGACACTGAACAGGggtggatggaaaaaaaaactatgtgcAATACATTTTTACTCACCATCTCTATGATGTGTGAGTACGTACACTGCATTCTaaagccccttaccctaactttaactatcacaactaagtgaCTTATCtgaacctaaacccaattcttaCCCTAAACCCATAGCCAGGTCTTAACCTtgagaaacattttaaagttggtttgtacatttttttggacctcacaaagaccTAAAtacaagcgcgcacacacacaatcaaaccacaaatgtgtatttgtgcacTATTCCTCACAtcctgcctctgtctctgttatAATCTGTGCAATAATCACATGTTTACATACCAAAGTGAAAGGTGTATATCATATACTGTAGTTTCACTTAAGTATTGTTAAGTAGGTATTGTTAAGTCATTTCTTAATTTGATATTGCTTGGTCTTGtattatgtatttgtatttttttatacactCTTATATTTGTATCATTGCTTGTTCAAACCCCCTTTTGTATTTGCCACAAAGGCTTGACTCTAACTCTAACTCTAACTTTTATGCTCTTGATAGTGATATCACCGCCTCAAGTAGGAACCAATACCAAAATGACACCTGTCTGTTTTgctatttttcttcatttatcttCCAATACATCCACACAGTCGCtcacattctggtcacatgacatcaccgGCACGTGTGTGTCTCTTTACGGCTTGTGATGAATGAAGcatgtgtgtgatatttatggTTTTTGGATCCTGTTTATGTTTTCCCTGATATGTATGAGCGGTACTGTTACTGGAGAtttgtgctgctgtaacagGTGAATTTCCCTGGTGTGAGATCAACAAAGTCGACTCTTAATTTAATgcaattttaatgttttgcaGAAAGTGTATGTCCACACACTTTCACACGTGATGTTCTTGGTGTTTATGGGATGAAACTTGGGGAACAGAAAGgattcaggaggaggaggaggaggaaggtggagGGGGTTGGGCTCCTCTCGTAGTGTTGGTGGCTTATTTATCATAACTCCGCCCTCCGGTTTTCGGCTCCCATGAGGGCGGCTCTTTAAATTCCCCCAAAACTCCTCCTGGCTGGCGCCTTTTTCCCCTTTATCTGCGAGAGACGAGACGCACGTGCTATTTATAGGACGCCGCTGGAATAAACTGCTCAACCTGCtggtaaataaaacattttttttatatttattattttaatatttgtttattttcccctcAATGTTTTCTAATTCACAACAGTATTTTTTGTAAACGCTGCATGAGTAGGGATTTTAAAGGGGCGGGCTGAATAAAAGCTGTAGCCTATAGATCGGTGCAAGGCTCTTTTTTAACCGGGTACAAACCAGACACTCAGTCCGTCTTTACGGGGACAATTCCTCACGTTTGAGACTATACGGTTCTTTATTTCCGCgtgatttttaataaataaaaaaaggtgagtgCCGGAAAGTTTTtgcatgcatttttttaaatggttttacagcagagaggagaggagaggagatcagagcagaggaggctgCACGCTTCAAATGTGAAGCCGTCTTTTGTTGCTCTGGCCCggggtttttttctctgtttcagcCGCCGCTTCACTCGCATCTGCGTCTTCTCTGCATATGAATAAAACGCGCAGGcgagtatttaaaaaaaaaaatttgccgACGGGTTTAGTCTGTGAATCCCGCCGAACACACCACagctattgtgtgtgtgtgtgtgagagtgtgtgagagagagcgagatatgtgtgtatatgtgtgtgtgtgtgttccggcGTGCAGACATGCTGAGATAGTTTCAGGCCCGATTGTTGGTCACAAGTCCAGCTCGCTGCCGCTGGGCCTCTCTTTAAACATGGTCGGTGTGTGAAAGGGAGCGTCGGGTTCATCGGTGTTGTGCACATTCGTCACTCTCGGCGACGACGGATTGTAAATATTACCGCTAGCAGAGGCTGGAAGTTAAAGCGCGGATTAATCGTGGTTTAAACGCGTTACCGGTGCGTGGCTAGTCCAGTCCTTTCTGGTTTGACCTCGAGCTCAGCGGGTTTAATATCCTGGGTGTTTCTGtgttatgtgtatatgtgtgtgtatatgtgtgtgtgtgaatgaactCGGCGCCTCGCCTTGCAGTAAGCGTTGTGATttatccctcctcctcctcctcccgtgtGTAGGTTTgaaaaagcaaagcaaacatGAGCGACAAGGGGACAGGCTCACCTAAGGAGAAGGAGGCTACAGAGAAGAGGGGGCGTGGAAGACCCCGTAAGCAGCCCCAGGTAAAAACCTCTGACGTAAGTAAAGCCACTTTTATTCCCTACGTGTGACTGGAaggtgtgtgtattgtgtgaccCCCCCAAAACCCCCCTGAACctgtgagtgaaaacaaactGGGGTTAAGTGTGGCTGAAGAGCCGGGAGCTCGCATCTGTTCCAGCTCAGGTGGATAAAGATGCCTCCTGTGCTGAAATCAAGACCTGAGATATGGCTGCAACCAGGCCCCCATGACCATCCGCTCACCCCCCTTATCTTTGCTGCAGTGCAGACAACTACAACAAACTTCCTGGGCCACTCACAGGTTCATCAGCAACCAGTAACCCAACACCCTTTAAACCGGTTtaaccccctccctccctctcttcctctccccacGACATACATCTGCTCGTCATGTAATGGATGACACGGAGGATGAGTGCACGCTGGCTCGTATAGCTGTCACTCTGTGTCGGTATCGGATTCCGCGGTCGTTACGGGGTGCAGTTGTAAACAAGCTAAAAAATGCAACAGGAGACAAGTGTGCCATGAGATGACTCACGGCCACACATTATCATATGAGTAAGATGTCTCCCCTCatgctttaaaacaaccacacatgTCTGTGTCGATGGTAATCCCCTGAATTTTAGCACCAGCaccttgtttgtttacatttgtccTTTATGGACATTTCATGgggtcatgttttatttctgcagCCTTTGTACTGGCCCTGAAATGTGATTATGTCCAACTGTAGAAGTTAATGCATGTCAGATTTACTCCATAAGAAGACCAACTGTATGCAAATTAAGGAATATATACAGTCGCATGTGGTTTTCTGTTCTAACACTAGTTCTGATTGTCTTGGATTACCAGGAACCAAGTGGGTCCCCGACTCCAAAGAGGCCCAGAGGACGACCAAAGGGCAGCAAAAACAAGACCGCCAGCAAGGGCAAAGTAAGTCGGTGCCGTCTGCAGGCTTGTTTTCACTCGCCAAAAAGACACCgtttcagcagcagctccaaAAAACCTGGATGacttgcacacagacactgcacATGCAGTTTATCGCCCCGTCATTTCTCGCAAGCGCTTCCTTTTTCTAACCTCGATGTTAAGAAACTTTTAACGGTAGCTAACCTCCACCGCTGACAAGGATGTCCTGCTCTTATGATATTAGTTTGCTGCTCCCCCCACATCATGGTGTCAGAAATAGCCTGGCTTGGGTTTCCCATTGTAAAGACCTTGGTTTACTGCcttacttttctctctctttttttttttttaaagtgatgctCAGTCTGTACTTCCTGTCCTCCAGCTTCCTGCAGCTTGCACAGTGCGGTGCAGGTGCAGAGGCCGCAATACTGTTTCCAAGCTGACACTAAGCGccccctccacccccacccAGCACACAGTCCTAGTTCTTCTCTGCCTGTCGTCTCCATAGCAACAACTGATTTTTCTCCCTTGCCCCAACCCTCCAGCTCTCCTGTGCGTTCTCGTCTCCACTACAATGTATGGGGAAAGGCAGAGAGAGGCagggtgaagtgtgtgtgtgtgtgtgtgtaggagcaTGTATGATATAGTTTTAGGAGCGAGGGCTGAGCTGCAGAGggtttgtgtctctgctcagTTCCACCAGCTGTCTCTGAGCCTCAGACCAGGTGGCCAGCGAACTGGAGTGCCCTGTGTGCAGTTCCTGTCGGCCTTCCAGATAATAGCCAATGAACTCAGTGCCCCCTTTTCCATCTGTCTTATTGCAGAGGTAATACTGCCATCTGCAGGGCGCTAGAGGCAGAGGAAATGAGGATTGTTTACACCAGTGTTTTTGCACCGGTTGACTCCTCAAAACAGCccatttctattttatttttcaaattctgAGCCGTTTCAGATTCAATACAAATTGCATGATTGGACCACAGTGCTCATTCGCTCTGCTATTGTTCACAGAAGGCGTCGGCAGCCCCGTCCGCAGTGGGGAAACGCAGGGGAAGACCTAAGAAGGAGGTAAGATCTACACTAATGCTGCACAAACAGTGCATCATCAGTGCTACACCATTCCTCTTCCAACTTAATTATGATTGGTATGGCTGCCTGCGGGGCAAAATTGCATTTTCCTAATTCCATCGCCTGCCTACTCCCTCATTTGTAGTCACCACGGCTATTTTGGTTTTTGTTCTTGTCGTCGCACAAAGTTCCAACATGTTGCCGTTAAAAAAACCATATCTGAACCCATGTGACTGATTCTCTAACGGAAGAAGTAGCCATTCTATATTTTTGACAGTGAAAATAGGGCAACAGACCCATTTTTAGCCGGCACAAATGTGAGTGTAATCTCAGAACAAATTGTGGTCTCGTAGTAACATTTTGTCACGTGCACATGTGGTCAGGGCGTGTGCTTCAAAGAAGTCTGAGCTACATTAGTCATAGAAAggaatgacacaaacttacccttctaacatttttatgaatgaaCATCTTTGGCAACCGAGTGTCGGGAGGAaatagagcaaaaaaaagaagcaggatGCCTCACTGTGACTCACCCTCATATGAATCACTTTTCACTCCAGATGTCTTACCCTTCCCTGGGAGTTCTTAGTGCCACAATAGTATGCTAAGCATATTTGTTATGATGATACTTGGAGTgggattattaaaaacaattagtCACGTTTGAGACATGAATCAAAGGCAGATGTTGTTGAACAATGATGGCACTTGAGGCAGTTGGGATTCGGTGtcttgatgtttgttttttttccttccttctgtaggagagggaagaaaaagcaTCCCAGGAATCatctgaggaggaagaggaagaggaccaGTAATTCACAACGCATGCTACCTCACTCAACATACTGACTTACTGTTAACCAGAACTGGGCTGTATCTCCAACACCAGTGCCACCACATGACCACTGTTCACGACAAAGCCCCCTTTGTGAAAAAGGAGGGTTAAACACAGTACATATATCATGCAACAGCACTGGATAGACTGATGGACCTTGCTCAAGCATAGATCTAAGAATTACAAGACAGGTAACAGCCCTTTTCTCTACATGTCATGTAATCACAAGTCTTTTATACTGGACAAAGGTGTGCTCTAAGTAGCCTGGATATTTCCATTTTTCCCCATAAAGATGGTTTGTAGGACGTTCTCCTCTGCTTAATGTTACTTATTTGTTGTACCCGCATCTGAGATGGTAGGGCCTATAGATTTTTTTACTGGACAAAGGTTGAATTTTACCTATACttggtttcttttttgtcttttgtgtgttcatgtgaagTGGTTAACTTTTGCATCATGTCATTGATGGAGTTGAGCTTCAGCATTTAGGATGGAAATCCACGGTAACTGATGGTGTTCGTATGTCTAATCTGCATGAAGGCGTTCACCGCGTCACACCAGTAGAGCAGAATTGTCTTTACCACCCTCTTCCTGTAGGACAAGTAAGATTTAGTTATGCTCCTCAAAACATCCTTCTCAGTCCTTTTGTGTAGTGGGGAAATGTTCAAGTGTATCATTAGTCATCAGTATTGTTGGATCAGACTTTACTGTGTTCTTCTGGGTTACATaccatttaaaagaaacaaatggtCTCCCATTTGTGTGCTGcttcattttataataaaactcATATCTCTTTTGgtatagtgtgtgtttttagagatAGGGTTGGCAGAGTTCTAGGCTGAGAGCATCGGTGTTTTCTTCAGGGAGCTTTTACAAATGCTGTTACATTAGTGTCTTTGTCTTCTCATGGTCCCCAGTTTCCAGTCACTCATAAAGGCAAACTGCGACAGGTCAAACACAGAGTTTGATTGTAATGCCGGACAGTCGGTGGCACTGCTGTCCCAACAGGGCTGTGCGTTTTTCATTCCATCTCGCTCTCACTACTTCACCTCGTTTGGTCCCTCTGTCATTTATTAGTGCGGTAATATGCTTCTTAGTCTTTCTCaaacatgtgtgttgtgtgtctgctaCAGTGTATTTCTAAGTGTCAGGGAACCCACGGTCACAGTCCACTTAACTGGGTTTTTCCACACACCTAAAGCTGCTACAACCTCAGTTACAAAAACCCGGAAAACTGCAAACAGGCGAGACAAGGCCTAGGATTTCATACCTCACTCAACAGCTTACTTTACCATATAATTGCATTTAACTGGTTTTCTCTTGTAAAGTGTAACCTCTGGCATGAGATGGAAAGATGTTGTAattacaagtgtgtttgtgtgtgtgtgcgcaactTCCTGACTGTAATAACTTGGATGTCAAGTTTGTGATAGTGTGCACCTGCAAATGCGTCTTGGCTCGTGCAgacagtttatttgtttttctattttttttttttgtttaatgtgtgaAGCAAGTCAGGGAGACCTGTCAGCTTGACAACTGTGTTCGCTGACTGTGGTAGATTAGCAggtgtttttatcttttttttaaaaaaaaattattctgGTGCACTGAAATGTTGGTTCTCATTTTACACGGACAAATGTTTGAGACTGGGCGCTCTTTCCAATTAACTGTTATGTTGGACATTGTGTGTTTGgctcttccacacacacacacacagccacctTCACCATACTCGTGCaacagtcactttttttttttctcctccgaCTACTCTTGACAATATCGGTGTCATTCTACATCCGCACATCATGCATCTGTTCATTTATATACTGTCAACTCAATAGGATGGGATCACATAAATGTACAATGTCTATATTTCTATGGTGCCCAACAACAATTTGTATCTGAAATGGTCAATAAAGAgaattttctttgtcatttgtgtattgttgtgtgttCATCCATGGTTGCATTTCAAGAAGgaactttttatttacatctttCACATCACCCCTTCTATTTGTCTTCTCAAAACACTCAAAGTAGAACGCCTTAAATGTGTTgctattttaacatttacatcacTCAACATGTGCAACATGAAATCAGCATTCTGTGTAAAGTTCACCAGTCCTATGATTAAATGTTTGTACCATTAAACAGAATGGTACATTTCATAccaataatttaaaaagatgtagagaaaatgaacaaagtATAAAATGACCTGGAAGCACCACAGAGCGTGTTCTCGTGTTCTCGTGTCCCTGAACTGCGTGCGTGTTGACTGTCCATTACAATTTGTGATTTGTTCGGTTTACATTCATGACCAAGAATTAAGGTAAGGAGAGGTTACAGTTTAACaaaggaggggaaaaacagCAAGGCTTTCCAAAGTGCTTGTTAAAGTCAGACCTATGGAATTCATCTGAACAGATTCCTGTTAGGGATTCATTTATCCTGGTGCCATGCCTTTCAGACAGGACATATTTGGGGCACTAGTCACCGCTCATTTTTGGCGGATTGGAGGAGGATGGTGCTATTTACGTTTGTAACTGGCTTGTCATTCCTTTGATGAGAGTCATAGGATTTGGCCAAAATGCAAAAAAGAGGAATATCGTCAGGGggtaaatcaaaaacaaaagggcTGTGTTCAACCTTTAAACTCagaatgaaactgaaaatataCGCTAACCTAATTTTGACAACTAATTCTAACTTAATCAACATAAAACTGAAGTTAAGCTGTTTTTGGAAATTATCTTCTAGAgtttcatgtcaacaaatgtcATTTAACAGTATTAcatcaaaaacataatttgtttttgatgtaCATGATACAATCGACCTCTGCAGTCCAGGTAATGATCACAAACCCTCTCATAGCAtgagttttggtttttttcctttgtctaTAAAATATCATCAGTACATACAGGAACATGACCGCCTGCCACAGTGTCACcagttaaatgtaaacagttCAGTCCACATGTAGGAAACTGTATCCTTCCACACATACCACCTTTCTCGGCTTTGTCTTACTGCGGTATTCAGTGACGTGACTCAAAGTTTGAATAaataatttcaaataaataagtgtCTGTTAGGCACATGGAATTGGCAGCAGaacctaaaaagaaaaaagatgtctCTTGCTGATGTGCTCAAAGATGACATGATGGacagtggaaaagaaaagcaaaaaaagagaatatgTCAGATCTCTGTGGCTGAAAGGCAATCTGCTGACAATGATCAGCTCCATGGTTCACTGTCATGCACTGACGTCTTTGGCCAGAAGAGGGTATCGCTGTTGATAACTTCTTGCCCAACCTTGTACAATCTGaggacagaaaatgtaaaatgaggTCACAGTTCAGTTTCTTTACTAATGTCATCATAATCTAAAAAGGCAAACTTAATGATATGCTGCTTCGACTTTGATAAAGAGTCAATttgacttaaaaagaaaaaaaaacaacaacaacatgggaAATTAGTCACACACAGATGTCACTATAGACACTATAAGTACTTTCTGCCAAAGAAATAGTCCAAATGAAAAGTGTAGCACTGACCAAGTTGTCTGTGGATAATCCTTAGAACCAGGCACAGAATTGAATGTTGCTTATGAGGTTTTAAAGCACCACAAATGAATTTAACTTTCTGTGTAATGgattagcagcagcagagacctCAGGGGTAAGAAATCCAATTTCTAATATTAATTGAGTGTCTTAAAGTATCTGAAATCAGTGCACTACTTAACAAGATACACTGGTTTTCCCTGTTTCACATTTTCTCACTGTGCACGAAAACCTCTGTAAATCTGCCCGTGGTAAATACTGCCACCTAGTGTCTCTCACAGCTCAGTGGTTGTTAAAATTGGATTgcaaaagtgttaaaaaacaaacaaacacagagtttgaTCGTAAAAGTCAGTGGCACTGCTGTCCCAACAGGGCTGTAAGTTTTTCATTCCATCTAGCGCTCACTACTTCACCTTCACATGTCCATCTGTTTCTAAACTACAGATACAAACATGGatatatacacagacacacacacacaactttccatgaaacataaattattctgtttttaaaaaaccttaATACATTCTAACACCAACTGCTCTTGTGTCAGACTTGAATATGAAACAGGAAGTTACAACTTTCTACTATACTACAGTTATTTATAGCTATATTTCTgtgtggaagaggaagagagtgtCAAATTGAGGAACTGCTAAAGTGTGAATGGTGCAAATGAACAGAAAGCAAAAATAGAAATGCCCCGTCGTAGAAAATGTTTTCAGGTGCAGTAAGATCAAGCATGTTTGAGCAAATCTTGATAATAGCACCAAATTAAAATTGCCACATCAATTTAAACCATTTCCTTCTGATTTCATAACAGATTTTCTCCAAGTAGGTAAATTAGTC includes:
- the hmga1a gene encoding high mobility group AT-hook 1a translates to MSDKGTGSPKEKEATEKRGRGRPRKQPQVKTSDEPSGSPTPKRPRGRPKGSKNKTASKGKKASAAPSAVGKRRGRPKKEEREEKASQESSEEEEEEDQ